One Leuconostoc mesenteroides subsp. mesenteroides ATCC 8293 genomic window, TATTCGTCAGCAGACAAAGACTCATTACATGTAGCAATGGCGGATGAATCAGTACAAATCGGTCCGTCTAATGTTGCAGATAGTTATTTGAATCAAAAAGCAATTTTAGCAGCGGCTGAGATCACACATGCAGATGCGATTCATCCAGGATATGGTTTTTTGTCAGAGAATCCTAATTTTGCCAAGCAGGTTGAAGAAATGGGAATCGTCTTTATTGGTCCAACTAGTGAAGTTATCGCACAAATGGGTGATAAAGAAAAAGCCAGGCAATTTATGTCAGAGGCTGGAGTTCCTATTGTTTCAGGTAGTGATAGTTTTTTTGAAGATGTTGATATTGGTTTTAAACAGGCAAAAAAAATTGGATATCCAGTTATGCTAAAGTCAGTAGCTGGTGGTGGCGGAAAAGGTATGCGTCTAGTATCAAATCAAGACAGTTTTAAATCGCTTTTTGAGGTAGCCCAGAGTGAAATCATGGCGTCAGTTGGTGATCCACGGATGTATCTTGAGAAATTTGTTTCTAAACCGCGTCATATTGAAGTACAAATCCTAGGTGACGGTTTAGGCAATGCCATAGTTTTGGGGGAACGAGACTGTACGATTCAAAGTCACCATCAAAAAGTAATCGAAGAAGCTCCTAGTCATTTACTGGATGAAACGACACGAAAAAAAATGTTAGCAGTTTCTCTAAATGCTGTAAAAAGAATGGCTTATCGAAGTGCAGGCACTTTTGAATTTTTATATCAGGGTCCTGGAAAATTTTATTTCATGGAAATGAATACAAGAATTCAAGTTGAGCATGCTATTTCTGAAGAAGTTTCAGGAATCGATATTGTATCAGCTCAAATTCAATTAGCAAGTGGTCGAAATATAAATGACATTTCAATTGGCTCAAAAAACAATTATGCTATTGAGGCACGCGTGTCCGCTCTATCCGCAGGCACAATTACTGGATTACATTTGCCCACCGGATTAGGAATTAGAATTGAAACGGCTGTGTATCAAGGATATAAAGTACCTCCATATTATGACGCGATGATTGTAAAAATTATTGCAACTGGCATGACTCGGCATGAGACATTAAAAAGATTGCAGATAGCGATAG contains:
- a CDS encoding acetyl-CoA carboxylase biotin carboxylase subunit — encoded protein: MGEKFVDNFKVLIANRGEIAVRIIRAVKMLGFQTVAVYSSADKDSLHVAMADESVQIGPSNVADSYLNQKAILAAAEITHADAIHPGYGFLSENPNFAKQVEEMGIVFIGPTSEVIAQMGDKEKARQFMSEAGVPIVSGSDSFFEDVDIGFKQAKKIGYPVMLKSVAGGGGKGMRLVSNQDSFKSLFEVAQSEIMASVGDPRMYLEKFVSKPRHIEVQILGDGLGNAIVLGERDCTIQSHHQKVIEEAPSHLLDETTRKKMLAVSLNAVKRMAYRSAGTFEFLYQGPGKFYFMEMNTRIQVEHAISEEVSGIDIVSAQIQLASGRNINDISIGSKNNYAIEARVSALSAGTITGLHLPTGLGIRIETAVYQGYKVPPYYDAMIVKIIATGMTRHETLKRLQIAIEETVILGVDTNLDLLMRIIIHPDYMSDKNKTDIDWLDFQMKE